One part of the Vicia villosa cultivar HV-30 ecotype Madison, WI linkage group LG6, Vvil1.0, whole genome shotgun sequence genome encodes these proteins:
- the LOC131608999 gene encoding phenolic glucoside malonyltransferase 1-like, with translation MASNNNHLKIHEHLKVVPPLSSTQTTTTTIPLTFLDLLWLRFHPVERLFFYTLPISQSHPSFFFQKLVPILKSSLSLTLQHFLPLAGKIIWPLDSSKPFIQFNPNDDNNGVSLLIAESDSDFNHLIQNSPKETSLSRSFIPVLESTDVFSSIVSIQITLFPKNGFSIGISTHHAVLDGKSSTMFIKAWAYLCKKITENEKSPTLLPELEPLLDRESIKDRDGLSDIFANILTKMFPNEKGNERSLKILPFEPKLEDYVRATFELKREDLNKIKESALSKWEIFDTNESKPKSISSFVLTCAYSLVCVAKAIHQIQNEKEKFGFSFIVDCRARLEPPIASNYFGNCVWAHLVDTQPLDFIDEDGVFLVAKCIHEKIKMINENDVLEGAKDMIGKITSLMKEGYEIIGMAGSNRFEVYENDFGWGRPEKVEIVSIDRNLTIGLAESKDGRGGIEIGLVLNKHVMEVFSTLFFEGLSLC, from the coding sequence ATGGCTTCCAACAACAACCACCTTAAAATCCACGAACACCTTAAAGTTGTTCCTCCATTATCATCAacccaaacaacaacaacaacaattcctcTCACATTTCTAGACTTATTGTGGCTAAGGTTTCACCCAGTAGAGAGACTTTTCTTCTACACCCTCCCTATTTCACAATCACAcccctctttcttctttcaaaaaCTTGTTCCAATTCTCAAATCTTCACTTTCTTTAACCCTCCAACATTTTCTCCCTCTAGCTGGTAAAATCATTTGGCCTTTAGATTCTTCAAAACCATTCATCCAATTCAATCCCAATGATGATAATAATGGAGTCTCCTTACTCATTGCAGAATCTGATTCCGATTTCAATCATCTCATTCAAAACTCACCCAAAGAAACTTCTTTGTCTCGTTCTTTTATACCGGTTTTGGAATCAACCGATGTCTTTTCTTCTATAGTTTCCATTCAAATAACCCTTTTTCCGAAAAATGGTTTTTCCATTGGAATAAGCACACACCATGCTGTTCTAGATGGAAAATCTTCAACCATGTTCATTAAAGCTTGGGCTTATCTATGCAAAAAAATCACCGAAAACGAAAAATCGCCGACTTTGTTACCAGAGTTAGAGCCTTTACTCGATAGAGAAAGCATCAAAGACCGAGATGGACTTAGTGATATTTTCGCAAACATCTTGACTAAGATGTTTCCAAATGAAAAAGGAAACGAAAGAAGCTTGAAGATTCTCCCTTTTGAACCAAAACTCGAAGACTATGTTCGAGCTACGTTCGAGCTCAAGCGCGAAGATTTGAATAAGATAAAGGAATCCGCGTTATCCAAATGGGAGATATTCGATACAAATGAATCAAAGCCAAAGAGCATATCATCTTTTGTTCTGACTTGTGCTTATTCATTAGTTTGTGTTGCAAAAGcgattcatcaaattcaaaatgagaaagagaaatttGGTTTTTCGTTTATAGTAGATTGTAGAGCAAGGTTAGAACCACCAATAGCAAGTAACTATTTTGGTAATTGTGTTTGGGCACATTTGGTGGATACACAACCATTGGATTTCATAGATGAAGATGGAGTGTTTTTGGTTGCGAAATGTATTCATGAGAAAATAAAGATGATAAATGAAAATGATGTTCTTGAAGGAGCTAAAGATATGATTGGTAAAATTACAAGTTTGATGAAGGAAGGATATGAAATTATTGGAATGGCGGGGTCAAATAGATTTGAAGTTTATGAAAATGATTTTGGTTGGGGAAGGCCGGAAAAAGTGGAGATAGTGTCGATTGATAGAAATTTGACAATTGGTTTGGCAGAGAGCAAAGATGGAAGAGGTGGGATTGAAATTGGACTTGTTCTTAATAAACATGTTATGGAAGTATTTAGTACTCTGTTTTTTGAAGGATTAAGTTTGTGTTAA